From Streptomyces cyaneogriseus subsp. noncyanogenus, the proteins below share one genomic window:
- a CDS encoding uracil-DNA glycosylase, whose amino-acid sequence MDTSGLPVLDERIAGCRACPRLVAWREEVARTKRAAFADWTYWGRPVPGFGPPDARLLIVGLAPAAHGGNRTGRMFTGDRSGDVLYEALYDVGLASQPTAVTADDGLELYGVRVTSPVHCAPPANKPTPEERDTCRPWLVQELRLLRPTLRAVVVLGAFGWQAALPAFAEAGWSVPRPRPAFGHGTRVPLDGLDLFGCFHVSQRNTFTGRLTPAMLREVLRTAAETAGLPPPPPPG is encoded by the coding sequence ATGGACACCAGCGGCCTGCCGGTACTCGACGAACGGATCGCGGGGTGCCGGGCCTGCCCGCGGCTGGTCGCCTGGCGGGAGGAGGTGGCGCGCACCAAGCGGGCCGCCTTCGCCGACTGGACGTACTGGGGCCGGCCGGTCCCGGGTTTCGGCCCGCCCGACGCCCGGCTGCTGATCGTCGGCCTCGCCCCGGCCGCGCACGGCGGGAACCGCACCGGCCGGATGTTCACCGGCGACCGCTCCGGTGACGTGCTGTACGAGGCGCTGTACGACGTGGGGCTCGCCTCGCAGCCCACCGCCGTCACCGCCGACGACGGCCTGGAACTGTACGGCGTACGCGTCACCTCGCCGGTGCACTGCGCCCCGCCGGCGAACAAGCCCACCCCCGAGGAGCGCGACACCTGCCGCCCATGGCTGGTCCAGGAGCTCCGGCTGCTGCGGCCGACCCTGCGCGCCGTGGTCGTGCTCGGTGCCTTCGGCTGGCAGGCCGCGCTGCCCGCGTTCGCCGAGGCCGGGTGGAGCGTGCCCAGGCCGAGGCCGGCCTTCGGCCACGGCACCCGGGTGCCGCTGGACGGGCTCGACCTCTTCGGATGCTTCCACGTCAGCCAGCGCAACACGTTCACCGGCAGGCTCACGCCCGCCATGCTGCGGGAGGTCCTGCGCACGGCCGCCGAAACCGCGGGCCTGCCGCCCCCGCCGCCCCCTGGGTGA
- a CDS encoding ABC transporter ATP-binding protein, producing the protein MGWSQHADAFLELGFRAMIVRLPALLGASLRLARQADRRAARTVLTVEAGRGVAQAVSLLAVNSVLGRLMAGGPIDERLRGAAPALATVAAMTAVAALLRAVSTYATGRLEPKVERVATEQYLERAANVELAAIEDHAFHKLLDTAQYGAASARRMIMYGTRVVNAMISLVAAAGVLTGLHPVLLPLLVTMTLPSAWSALTVARRRYESFHAWVQHARAGRLLGSLLIEPEAAPEIRVHGVGGFLLRHFRAMSETAEAEQARLARLAARTGLIAAAWTGMATVATYATLGGLLLGGAMALSVAGTAVIAIRTGSQSLETLVVEVNALHEEALFVGDLERLYSEAAGWAVPSGGVALPEEPREIRFENVTFRYPGDAARPALDDVTLTLPLGRIIALVGENGSGKTTLVKLLAGLYTPDRGRILWDGVDAAAADRRALAERVAMVAQDFKRWPFTARVNVAVGRSSVPVDDERVTAAVAEAGAEDVVADLPRGLDTLLARNFSGGHQLSGGQWQRLGIARAAYRRGRILIVDEPTAALDARAELEVFDTIRALADSGQTVVLITHRLASVRHADLVHVLDQGRLVESGTPEELLAAGGVYAELYSLQAEQFQKAPVPAAEAD; encoded by the coding sequence ATGGGCTGGAGCCAGCACGCGGACGCGTTCCTGGAGCTGGGTTTCCGGGCCATGATCGTCCGGCTGCCCGCCCTGCTCGGGGCCAGCCTCCGCCTCGCCCGGCAGGCCGACCGGCGGGCCGCGCGGACGGTGCTGACCGTGGAGGCGGGCCGGGGGGTGGCGCAGGCGGTGAGCCTGCTGGCGGTCAACAGCGTGCTGGGCCGGCTGATGGCGGGCGGCCCGATCGACGAGCGGCTGCGCGGCGCCGCTCCCGCGCTGGCCACCGTCGCCGCCATGACGGCGGTGGCGGCCCTGCTGCGGGCGGTCAGCACCTACGCCACCGGGCGGCTGGAGCCCAAGGTCGAGCGCGTGGCCACCGAGCAGTATCTGGAGCGGGCCGCGAACGTGGAGCTGGCCGCGATCGAGGACCACGCCTTCCACAAACTTCTGGACACCGCCCAGTACGGCGCCGCCTCCGCCCGCCGCATGATCATGTACGGCACACGCGTGGTGAACGCGATGATCTCGCTGGTCGCGGCGGCCGGTGTGCTGACCGGGCTGCACCCGGTGCTGCTGCCGCTGCTGGTGACCATGACCCTGCCGAGCGCGTGGAGCGCGCTGACCGTCGCCCGCCGCCGGTACGAGTCCTTCCACGCCTGGGTGCAGCACGCCCGCGCGGGCCGGCTGCTCGGCAGCCTGCTCATCGAGCCGGAGGCGGCGCCGGAGATCCGTGTCCACGGGGTCGGGGGGTTCCTGCTGCGGCACTTCCGCGCCATGTCGGAGACGGCGGAGGCGGAACAGGCACGGCTGGCCCGGCTCGCGGCGCGCACCGGTCTGATCGCGGCGGCCTGGACGGGGATGGCGACGGTGGCGACGTACGCCACGCTCGGCGGGCTGCTGCTGGGCGGCGCGATGGCGCTGTCGGTGGCGGGCACGGCGGTGATCGCGATCCGTACCGGCTCACAGAGCCTGGAGACGCTCGTGGTGGAGGTCAACGCGCTGCACGAGGAGGCCCTGTTCGTGGGCGATCTGGAACGGTTGTACAGCGAGGCGGCCGGGTGGGCCGTTCCCTCCGGCGGCGTGGCGCTGCCCGAGGAGCCGCGCGAGATCCGCTTCGAGAACGTCACCTTCCGCTATCCCGGTGACGCGGCCCGCCCCGCCCTCGACGACGTCACGCTGACCCTGCCGCTGGGCCGGATCATCGCGCTCGTCGGGGAGAACGGCTCGGGCAAGACGACCCTGGTGAAGCTGCTCGCCGGGCTGTACACCCCCGACCGGGGCCGGATTCTGTGGGACGGCGTGGACGCGGCGGCCGCCGACCGGCGCGCGCTCGCCGAGCGGGTCGCGATGGTGGCGCAGGACTTCAAGCGGTGGCCGTTCACGGCCCGTGTGAACGTCGCCGTGGGCCGCTCCTCGGTGCCGGTGGACGACGAGCGGGTGACCGCCGCGGTCGCCGAGGCCGGGGCCGAGGACGTCGTCGCGGACCTGCCGCGCGGGCTGGACACCCTGCTGGCCCGCAACTTCAGCGGCGGCCACCAGTTGTCGGGCGGCCAGTGGCAGCGCCTCGGGATCGCCCGCGCCGCCTACCGGCGGGGTCGCATCCTCATCGTGGACGAGCCGACGGCGGCACTGGACGCCCGGGCGGAGCTGGAGGTCTTCGACACGATCCGCGCCCTGGCGGACAGCGGGCAGACGGTCGTCCTGATCACTCACCGGCTGGCGTCCGTGCGTCACGCGGATCTGGTGCACGTCCTCGACCAGGGCCGGCTGGTGGAGTCCGGCACCCCCGAGGAGCTGCTGGCGGCCGGCGGCGTCTACGCGGAGCTGTACTCCCTCCAGGCGGAGCAGTTCCAGAAGGCGCCCGTGCCGGCCGCGGAGGCGGACTGA
- a CDS encoding DUF899 domain-containing protein: MSLPEIVSREEWRAAREALLAKEKAVTRARDALNADRRRLPMVEIGKEYVFEGGDGTATLLDLFEGRHQLVVQHFMFAPEWDAGCRSCSAFLDQIGHLAHLRARGTSFAVVSRAPFTKILPFKARMGWAVPWYSSYACDFNSDFEATLRVGGELVERPGVSCFLRDRDRVFHTYSTYERGLDGLGSTTTLLDLTALGRQEEWEEPKGRATALGAPAGSERIRYHDEYED, from the coding sequence ATGTCGCTTCCCGAGATCGTCTCGCGCGAGGAGTGGCGCGCGGCACGCGAGGCTTTACTGGCCAAGGAGAAGGCGGTCACGCGCGCGCGTGACGCGCTCAACGCCGACCGGCGCAGGCTGCCCATGGTGGAGATCGGCAAGGAGTACGTGTTCGAGGGCGGTGACGGCACGGCCACCCTGCTGGACCTCTTCGAGGGACGGCACCAGCTCGTCGTGCAACACTTCATGTTCGCTCCCGAATGGGACGCCGGATGCCGTAGCTGCTCGGCCTTCCTGGACCAGATCGGCCATCTCGCGCACCTCAGGGCCCGCGGCACGTCGTTCGCGGTCGTGTCCCGGGCGCCGTTCACCAAGATCCTTCCGTTCAAGGCGAGGATGGGCTGGGCGGTGCCCTGGTACTCGTCGTACGCCTGCGACTTCAACTCCGATTTCGAGGCGACCCTCCGCGTCGGCGGCGAGCTCGTCGAGCGGCCGGGCGTGAGCTGCTTCCTGCGGGACCGCGACCGTGTCTTCCACACCTACTCGACCTACGAGCGCGGCCTCGACGGCCTCGGCTCCACCACCACCCTGCTGGACCTGACCGCGCTCGGCCGGCAGGAGGAGTGGGAGGAACCCAAGGGGCGCGCGACGGCTCTCGGCGCGCCCGCGGGAAGCGAGCGGATCAGGTATCACGACGAGTACGAGGACTGA
- a CDS encoding RidA family protein, whose amino-acid sequence MIQRVTVPGLFPPPAYSHASVVEAGTKLAFLAGSVPLDSGGKLVGEGDPVRQAQQVIANLGAQLRAVGSDPSQVVRTEVYVVSSDPAALSAVWDVVTASGLSTGPHASTLIGVACLGYPGQLVEITATAVVPEEARP is encoded by the coding sequence ATGATCCAGCGCGTCACCGTCCCCGGTCTCTTCCCGCCGCCCGCCTACTCCCACGCCTCTGTCGTCGAGGCCGGGACCAAACTCGCGTTCCTGGCCGGATCGGTGCCGCTCGACTCGGGCGGGAAGCTGGTCGGCGAGGGCGATCCGGTCCGGCAGGCGCAGCAGGTGATCGCCAACCTCGGCGCGCAACTGCGCGCCGTCGGCAGCGACCCGTCGCAGGTGGTGCGGACGGAGGTGTACGTCGTGAGCAGTGACCCCGCGGCCCTGTCCGCCGTCTGGGACGTGGTGACGGCGTCCGGGCTGAGCACCGGTCCGCACGCGTCGACGCTGATCGGGGTGGCCTGTCTGGGATACCCGGGACAGTTGGTGGAGATCACGGCCACGGCCGTCGTGCCGGAGGAAGCCCGCCCGTGA
- a CDS encoding FUSC family protein, with the protein MSRPAALALPPWLAHALRAQRGPVPWSAVVRGALTAGPLLLAAVLAGQASAGVVAAVGAMLAGINDRPGSRRSSVKRIGVPALAGAGGLLAGTYAGQHLDAVTLTLVLTGLGCAAGGISAVGPVASASGTQVLVAAAVGAGMPLPEPGWQRSLLFLAGAGWLLALRLALPSPGSRAGSFRFDGERAAVAEVYDAVAALLDAVAGPDATRRRAALTAALDQAQDALAGPRLRRYASSAAERRLHAQYAAALPLAEAATALAWAGEPVPARAGEGPRRLAAAVRGNTHTGPLPAPHRTAPGLRALDDALLHAAEAFDRGEGAALHARGRTVRELLPAVFGPGGREYGLRAGLCFGAGAAVAQALHHTHWSGHHQHWYWLPATAVFLVKPDLGPLVSRVLCRVAGTLLGALLFAGCAAALPRPAGLIALVVVSGALIPVAARHFAAQTAVVTVLVLALVMAGGEPQASLSRIGETLLACAIVLIVGHLPVPGRRGAGVRDRLATAGGAAQAYLAHVLGGSGDRVTRWRLRREAYRTLAEARGAIALASAELPALARHTEGADELAATLERLVDTTTACAVHLDDTGRLSPRHTRRLADLRDEVERRRERVGLRLPELPLAG; encoded by the coding sequence GTGTCCCGTCCCGCCGCCCTTGCCCTTCCGCCCTGGCTCGCCCACGCTCTGCGAGCCCAGCGCGGACCGGTGCCCTGGAGCGCGGTCGTCCGGGGCGCGCTGACCGCCGGGCCCCTGCTGCTCGCCGCCGTCCTGGCGGGGCAGGCCTCCGCCGGGGTCGTCGCGGCCGTCGGCGCCATGCTGGCCGGGATCAACGACCGGCCGGGCAGCCGGCGGTCCTCCGTCAAGCGGATCGGGGTCCCCGCGCTCGCCGGAGCGGGCGGGCTGCTGGCCGGCACGTACGCCGGGCAGCATCTGGACGCCGTCACGCTGACGCTGGTGCTCACCGGCCTCGGCTGCGCGGCCGGCGGCATCAGCGCCGTCGGACCCGTGGCCTCCGCGTCCGGCACCCAGGTGCTGGTCGCCGCCGCGGTGGGGGCCGGAATGCCGTTGCCCGAGCCCGGCTGGCAGCGGTCCCTGCTCTTCCTCGCCGGGGCGGGCTGGCTGCTCGCGCTGCGGCTGGCCCTGCCGAGCCCCGGCTCCCGCGCCGGCAGCTTCCGGTTCGACGGGGAGCGGGCGGCCGTCGCCGAGGTCTACGACGCCGTGGCCGCGCTCCTCGACGCCGTCGCAGGCCCCGACGCCACCCGGCGTCGCGCAGCGCTCACCGCCGCCCTCGACCAGGCGCAGGACGCGCTCGCCGGGCCCCGGCTGCGGCGGTACGCCTCGTCCGCGGCCGAGCGGCGGCTGCACGCGCAGTACGCCGCCGCCCTGCCCCTCGCCGAGGCCGCGACCGCGCTCGCCTGGGCCGGTGAGCCGGTCCCGGCGCGGGCGGGGGAGGGGCCCCGGCGCCTCGCCGCCGCCGTCCGCGGCAACACCCACACCGGACCGCTGCCCGCGCCGCACCGGACGGCGCCCGGGCTGCGCGCCCTGGACGACGCGCTGCTGCACGCCGCCGAGGCCTTCGACCGCGGAGAGGGAGCCGCCCTGCACGCGCGTGGGCGTACGGTCCGGGAACTGCTGCCGGCCGTGTTCGGCCCGGGCGGGCGGGAGTACGGGCTGCGGGCCGGGCTGTGCTTCGGCGCCGGTGCCGCGGTCGCCCAGGCGCTGCACCACACCCACTGGTCCGGGCACCACCAGCACTGGTACTGGCTGCCCGCCACCGCCGTCTTCCTCGTCAAGCCCGACCTCGGGCCGCTCGTCTCGCGCGTCCTGTGCCGCGTCGCCGGGACCCTCCTCGGCGCCCTGCTCTTCGCCGGGTGCGCCGCTGCGCTGCCCCGGCCCGCCGGACTGATCGCGCTCGTGGTCGTCAGCGGCGCCCTGATCCCCGTCGCCGCCCGGCACTTCGCCGCCCAGACCGCCGTGGTCACCGTGCTCGTCCTGGCCCTGGTGATGGCCGGCGGCGAACCGCAGGCGTCCCTCAGCCGCATCGGTGAGACCCTGCTGGCCTGCGCCATCGTGCTGATCGTCGGCCATCTGCCGGTGCCGGGGCGGCGCGGCGCGGGCGTGCGCGACCGGCTCGCGACGGCGGGCGGCGCCGCCCAGGCGTACCTCGCCCATGTGCTCGGCGGGTCCGGCGACCGCGTCACCCGCTGGCGGCTGCGCCGCGAGGCGTACCGCACCCTCGCCGAGGCCCGCGGCGCCATCGCCCTCGCCTCCGCCGAGCTGCCCGCGCTCGCCCGGCACACCGAGGGCGCCGACGAGCTCGCCGCCACCCTCGAACGGCTCGTCGACACCACCACCGCCTGCGCCGTTCACCTCGACGACACCGGCCGGCTCAGCCCCCGGCACACCAGGCGCCTCGCCGACCTGCGCGACGAGGTCGAGCGGCGGCGCGAGCGGGTGGGACTGCGGCTGCCCGAGCTGCCCCTCGCCGGGTAG
- a CDS encoding amidohydrolase, whose product MTPSAAPPPAEPARPADLVVTGCTVLLHDERERIVFQEDAAVVVRDGVIDSVTSAAAVAALPARERIDARGQVAMPGLINCHTHAPMAALRGLAEDLPTEEWFNDVVWPVESNLTGRDVELGARLACAEMIRGGVTCFADHYFRMDTVAAVVAECGLRAHLGQAFFSSQGARGREESLEFALRHRGGAGGRITTALAPHAPYTVDDADLAATAELARAHDLPVHLHAAENRAQTDTSLARHGITPVEVLERTGILGTDVLIAHGTGIVERDLPVLARAGGRTAVATAPRGYLKFAWPTTTPVRALRDLGIPVGLATDGAASNNSLDVWESMALTSLVQKSAEGDPRWLTARQALHHATLQSARALGLEAAVGGIAAGRRADIVLVDLTGPHTQPVHDLAATLVHSARSSDVRTTIVDGRILMRDRELLTLDVPAVVRELGERLPALVDRGHGRRVQRYDT is encoded by the coding sequence ATGACGCCTTCCGCCGCACCGCCGCCCGCCGAGCCCGCCCGGCCCGCCGACCTCGTCGTCACCGGCTGCACCGTCCTCCTCCACGACGAGCGGGAGCGGATCGTGTTCCAGGAGGACGCCGCCGTCGTCGTCCGTGACGGAGTGATCGATTCCGTCACCTCGGCCGCCGCCGTCGCCGCTCTGCCCGCCCGTGAGCGGATCGACGCGCGCGGCCAGGTCGCCATGCCGGGGCTGATCAACTGCCACACGCACGCACCGATGGCCGCGCTGCGCGGACTCGCCGAGGACCTGCCCACCGAGGAGTGGTTCAACGACGTCGTCTGGCCCGTCGAGTCCAACCTCACCGGACGGGACGTCGAACTGGGCGCCCGGCTCGCCTGCGCGGAGATGATCCGCGGCGGCGTGACCTGCTTCGCCGACCACTACTTCCGGATGGACACGGTCGCCGCCGTCGTCGCCGAGTGCGGGCTGCGGGCCCATCTGGGCCAGGCGTTCTTCTCCTCGCAGGGCGCCCGCGGCCGGGAGGAGTCGCTGGAGTTCGCCCTGCGCCACCGGGGAGGCGCCGGCGGGCGCATCACCACCGCCCTCGCCCCGCACGCCCCCTACACCGTCGACGACGCCGACCTCGCCGCCACCGCGGAACTCGCCCGCGCCCACGACCTGCCCGTGCACCTCCACGCCGCCGAGAACCGCGCCCAGACCGACACCAGCCTCGCCCGGCACGGCATCACTCCCGTCGAGGTCCTGGAACGCACCGGGATCCTCGGCACCGACGTCCTCATCGCGCACGGCACCGGCATCGTCGAACGCGACCTCCCGGTGCTCGCGCGCGCGGGAGGCCGTACGGCGGTCGCCACCGCGCCCCGGGGCTACCTCAAGTTCGCCTGGCCCACCACCACACCCGTCCGTGCCCTGCGCGACCTCGGCATCCCGGTGGGACTGGCCACGGACGGCGCCGCCTCCAACAACTCCCTCGACGTGTGGGAGTCGATGGCCCTCACCTCCCTGGTGCAGAAGTCCGCCGAAGGCGACCCCCGGTGGCTGACCGCCCGTCAGGCCCTGCACCACGCCACGCTGCAGAGCGCCCGCGCGCTCGGGCTGGAGGCGGCGGTGGGCGGGATCGCCGCGGGGCGCCGGGCCGACATCGTCCTCGTCGACCTCACCGGCCCGCACACCCAGCCCGTCCACGATCTCGCCGCCACCCTGGTGCACAGCGCCCGGTCCTCCGACGTCCGCACCACGATCGTCGACGGGCGGATCCTCATGCGTGACCGGGAACTGCTCACCCTGGACGTGCCGGCCGTCGTGCGGGAGCTGGGGGAGCGGCTGCCCGCCCTCGTGGACCGCGGCCACGGCAGACGCGTCCAGCGGTACGACACCTGA
- a CDS encoding nucleotidyltransferase domain-containing protein — protein MSSPKDPAATHVTDPAFLDTTADRLAALPGVRAVALGGSRARGSHRPDSDWDLALYYRGGFDPADLRALRWEGEVGEIGGWGGGVFNGGASLTVDGRRVDVHYRDLDDVEHRLAEAEAGQFGIEPLLFHLAGIPTYIVVAELAINTVLRGDLPRPAYPEPLRRAACERWYGMAAATLAYAKAGHAPKGALTQVAGAIALAATQTAHAVLAARGEWVTNEKGLVERAGLGETDVLLGGLRSDPETLGRAVAEAETLFGQAVDEVRPPAA, from the coding sequence GTGTCCTCCCCCAAGGACCCCGCCGCCACCCACGTCACGGATCCGGCCTTCCTGGACACCACCGCCGACCGCCTCGCCGCCCTCCCCGGCGTGCGGGCCGTGGCCCTCGGTGGCTCCCGCGCCCGAGGCTCCCACCGCCCCGACAGCGACTGGGACCTGGCGCTCTACTACCGGGGCGGCTTTGACCCCGCCGACCTCCGGGCCCTCCGCTGGGAGGGCGAGGTCGGTGAGATCGGCGGCTGGGGCGGCGGCGTCTTCAACGGGGGCGCCTCGCTGACCGTCGACGGCCGGCGGGTCGACGTCCACTACCGGGACCTCGACGACGTGGAGCACCGGCTGGCCGAGGCGGAGGCCGGGCAGTTCGGTATCGAACCCCTGTTGTTCCACCTGGCCGGCATCCCCACCTATATCGTCGTCGCGGAACTCGCGATCAACACGGTGCTGCGGGGAGACCTGCCCCGCCCGGCCTACCCGGAGCCGCTGCGCCGGGCCGCCTGTGAGCGCTGGTACGGCATGGCCGCCGCCACCCTCGCCTACGCCAAGGCCGGTCACGCCCCCAAGGGCGCCCTCACCCAGGTCGCCGGCGCGATCGCGCTCGCCGCCACGCAGACGGCCCACGCGGTGCTCGCGGCGCGGGGGGAGTGGGTCACCAACGAGAAGGGGCTGGTGGAGCGGGCCGGGCTGGGCGAGACCGACGTACTGCTGGGAGGGCTGCGCTCCGATCCCGAGACGCTGGGCCGGGCGGTCGCCGAGGCCGAGACACTGTTCGGGCAGGCCGTGGACGAGGTCCGGCCCCCGGCCGCGTAG